Within Bos mutus isolate GX-2022 chromosome 24, NWIPB_WYAK_1.1, whole genome shotgun sequence, the genomic segment gtaAAGTGCACAGTTACtgtcaaaaatatattattttgatcctaagaaaattaagagaattttatCTAAGGAACTAGATTGCTGACCTTTTAATACATTTGGTTTTCAGAGAACATACAATCACCATCGGACCTATAAGACTagtttgctttgaaaaaaaaattgcttggaATTATCTACAGGAATCTCGTGAACGCAGTTCAAGGCTAACATTCTGCAGCTCTTTGGGTAGTGGGCGATTTCCGCGGATAAACCCCCTGCTTCCTGCGGGCATTTCTcctatcttctctttctcttcctaaaTGCCAGCACTCTCCAGTTCTCCGTCCTCAACCCCTGAGGCGTGAGACCGTGAAATCATGTAGAGTTTCTCCTTGTTTGTAAACTGCCTCTGCACCGGCTGGGACGGCTCGGCCTCGGGGACCTCCTGGCCGGGATCCTCTGGGGGTCTCTGCTCCGGCCCCGGGGCGATGGCAGCCTCCCCGTCTGGGTTTCCACCGGCCCGCAGGTCCCCCATCGACTCCAGGGAGGTGCCAGTCTCCCGCAGGGGGGTGTAGCCCTTATTGCTGCAGGACGGGTCATCAGAATGGGAACTCGGCGAGTCCGGCCGGGCGGGGGACTCCGGGGAGGCCGCGAGCTCCGGGAGGCTGGAGTCCAGGTCCACGCTGCGCGAGGCGGACGGGGGCTCGGGGTACGAGGCCGCCCGGTAGTCCGGCAGCCCGCTGGTGCTGCGGCGCCGCAGGGCCGCGTGCCTGCCGGTCCTGGGTAGGCGGCCGCCCTGCCCCCTGGCGGTGCGCGCGGCCGCCGGCTCCTCCGGCTCGCGGGGCGCCCAGCGCGCGCCGCCCCGGGCACCGCCCCGGAGGTCAGCGAGGCTCAGGTCGAGCGGGATCTCCCGGGCGCCACGCTCCCCGGGTGGCCGCTGCCAGCCGCGACTCGCGGCCCCCGCGTCCCCGTCGCGGTCCCCCGGCAGGGGTAGCAGCGCGAAGGCGCTCAGCGACGAGCCCACGAGGGAGCTGGCAGTGCTCGGGCGCCCCCAGGTTTCGGGAGGGCTGCCGGGCGCCGGGCTGCTGCCGCTGCTTGCGGCCCGGCGACGGCCGGCCACGCCCGGGCGCTCGCGGTAGATGCTGTACACGGCCTCCGCCAGGCTCGGGGGCTCCCGCGGGCGGCGCGGGGACGAGACCAGGTCGGGCGGGGACGCGGCGCCTGGGGTCCCCGCCACCCCCGCTCCGGGCCGCGGGGTGGGGCCAGGCGCCGCGGGCGAGCATCGCTGCCGCCCCGAAGGCGTCCCCGGCGGCGCCGCCGCGGGTCCCAGGCTTCAGCTCCAGGCCCCGCGACTGCACGTAGCCCAGGAAGCCGTTGAGCGGCGCGGCCCCGGGGGGCGCCGAGGCGGGGCCGGAGGACGAGGCGGCGGCCGCCAGGTCTTTGGCGCGGAGGCTGTGCACGTCGATGACGGTGGAGTAGAGGTCCCGCAGGTTGATGATCTTGGTCTCCTTGTCCCTGTTCTCGTGGAGCACGGCGTTGGCGCAGATAAAGAGGAAGATGCCGATGCCCATGATGAGGGGCCCAAAGACCTTGAGCTTGTCGGAGTGCAGGTAGCCCGAGAAGACGCGGAAGAAGAAGCCCACCGACGTGGAGGATGACGGAGAGGGGGCGGGGGACCGCGCTGGGGGCGTGCTCCTGGGCGCGCCCACCGAACTGGCGGTGACACCTTCCGGAGGCCCCGGCTGGGTCCTGGACCGGTTTCTGTTGCCCCCGCTGCTGCTGGTCACGGAGGGGACGCGGGGGCCGCTGtccccgggcggcggcggcggctgttTAGCCCCCTCCCGGTGGGCTCCGTTGGCCTTGGGCCAGTAGCCCACCACCGCCAGGGCGATGCCCACCAGCAGCACCACGATCCCGCAGAGGGCGATGAGCCCGGAGACGGAGCACAGCTTCAGCTTGCCCTTCACCACCACCACGTCGTTCTTGCGCCTCTTCTTGGTTTTCCGCTTGCGCTTGGGGACCTGGCCCGGGGGCCGGAGGGGGTCCTGCTTCCGGGCGGAGATCCTCAGGAGGCCGCCGGTGGCGATCATAGCGAGCGGTGGAGAGTGGGGCTAACCCGGGGCCGGAGGCctgtgcggggggcgggggggtggggtgcaCCAGCTGCCCACTAGccgctcctccacctcctcctgctgCAAAGCAGAGGAAGACAGTCAGAAGGTGTAGGCTTGGCTGCGGCAACATCCCACGCGCTCTGCCATAGTCCGGCTCCAGGATCCCACCACGTGTgcgagcccccaccccaccccttcccacataCCCGGGCCATGACCCGCTAACAGGAGTGCCCTACGTGGAGACCAGGGGGTGCCGGCAGTGGATTAGGGACGAGAAGCGCTGTTGCCGTAACTGATCCGAGACGGTTAAACACACTTGGAGAGGACGTCTTCTTTTCTGCCCCATCTCCCGAACACTGTAAGCAGTGCTCAATTCAAAAGCTCCAGGCTGACAGCCAACGGAGTTCTGACCATGAGTGAAAACTAACGTGGGGACTCAGCGCTCGTGGGAACGGGCTCTCCTGGTCTCCCAAGCGGGGGCGCCCCAGACTTCCAAGTCTCTTAACTGAGAGGAGGGTCTGTTTGTCTGTGGGGCCTTCAAAGTCCCTGAAACAGTCACAAAAGTTACCGAttcataaagacaaaaagaagtcCTTTCACTGGACGGAAATGAAAAGTCATATCATGGCAGGCGGCTTATTTACCCCAGGTAATTAATAAAGAGTTCACGGCTGGGGGAACACCGGAGAGCTATGTTAGTACTCCGACCATGAATCCTTCCACCAACTTGTCTCCAAGCCATCACTGTTCTCAAGCAAGCTGATCTTTCTCACAGCCCCTTCCCTCTCATCTCATTCCTGCAACATCTGGACAGCTTCTTGGGGTGGAATATTTAGTTTTAGGTAACAGGTTATGTAACTGCGCTCTTCTTTCTGGTCTCTTCTCCTCCCTCAGAGGAACTCCCTTAAAGGTATCATGTGCTAGAGTCCATCAGGGAATTTAAGCAGTCCTC encodes:
- the TMEM200C gene encoding LOW QUALITY PROTEIN: transmembrane protein 200C (The sequence of the model RefSeq protein was modified relative to this genomic sequence to represent the inferred CDS: deleted 1 base in 1 codon), with protein sequence MIATGGLLRISARKQDPLRPPGQVPKRKRKTKKRRKNDVVVVKGKLKLCSVSGLIALCGIVVLLVGIALAVVGYWPKANGAHREGAKQPPPPPGDSGPRVPSVTSSSGGNRNRSRTQPGPPEGVTASSVGAPRSTPPARSPAPSPSSSTSVGFFFRVFSGYLHSDKLKVFGPLIMGIGIFLFICANAVLHENRDKETKIINLRDLYSTVIDVHSLRAKDLAAAASSSGPASAPPGAAPLNGFLGYVQSRGLELKPGTRGGAAGDAFGAAAMLARGAWPHPAARSGGGGTPGAASPPDLVSSPRRPREPPSLAEAVYSIYRERPGVAGRRRAASSGSSPAPGSPPETWGRPSTASSLVGSSLSAFALLPLPGDRDGDAGAASRGWQRPPGERGAREIPLDLSLADLRGGARGGARWAPREPEEPAAARTARGQGGRLPRTGRHAALRRRSTSGLPDYRAASYPEPPSASRSVDLDSSLPELAASPESPARPDSPSSHSDDPSCSNKGYTPLRETGTSLESMGDLRAGGNPDGEAAIAPGPEQRPPEDPGQEVPEAEPSQPVQRQFTNKEKLYMISRSHASGVEDGELESAGI